Proteins found in one Phycodurus eques isolate BA_2022a chromosome 18, UOR_Pequ_1.1, whole genome shotgun sequence genomic segment:
- the sesn1 gene encoding sestrin-1 isoform X2 — protein MRHAVSSSENVENCSLAVTHLFKICAHCERLAKKDLGVRIPRPLGNGPSRFIPEKEILQVSKVDTRTQSIFEDAFAALGRLDNISLVMGFHPQYLESFLRTQHYLLQMDGPLSLHYRHYIGIMAAARHQCSYLVNLHVNDFLQVGGDPKWLNGLDGAPRKLQQLGELNKILAHRPWLLTKEHIEGLLKAEEHSWSLAELIHAVVLLTHYHSLASFTFGCGIVPEIHCDGGHTFRPPSLGHYCVCDIANGNNHHDSPFGSQEVCGGEVEVLMERMKQLQECRDDEEASQEEMATRFEREKTESMLVVTAEDEEWVPSRDISRHFEDPSYGYKDFSRRGEHVPTFRVQDYSWEDHGYSLVNRLYPDVGQMLDEKFQMAYNLTYNTMATHKDVDTSMLRRAIWNYIHCMFGIRYDDYDYGEINQLLDRSFKIYIKTMVCSPEKTTKRMYESFWRQFQHSEKVHVNLLLMEARMQAELLYALRAITRYMT, from the exons ATGAGGCACGCGGTGTCGAGCTCGGAGAACGTGGAGAATTGTTCGCTCGCCGTGACACACTTGTTTAAGATATGCGCCCATTGTGAACGCCTCGCCAAaaag GATCTGGGAGTGCGTATCCCAAGACCCCTGGGCAACGGGCCAAGTAGATTTATCCCTGAAAAAGAG ATTCTTCAAGTCAGTAAAGTGGACACCAGGACACAATCGATATTTGAGGATGCGTTCGCCGCCCTCGGCCGCCTGGACAACATCTCCCTGGTGATGGGCTTCCACCCGCAGTACCTGGAGAGCTTCCTGCGCACGCAGCACTACTTGCTGCAGATGGACGGGCCACTGTCGCTGCACTACCGCCACTACATCGGCATCATG GCGGCAGCTCGACACCAGTGCTCCTATCTGGTCAACCTGCACGTCAACGACTTCCTGCAGGTGGGAGGGGACCCCAAGTGGCTCAACGGGCTGGACGGAGCCCCGCGAAAGCTGCAGCAGCTGGGCGAGCTCAACAAAATCCTGGCCCACCGACCCTGGCTGCTCACCAAGGAGCACATCGAG GGTCTCCTAAAGGCCGAGGAGCACAGCTGGTCCCTGGCGGAGCTCATCCACGCCGTGGTCCTCCTCACGCACTACCACTCGCTGGCCTCCTTCACCTTCGGCTGCGGCATCGTGCCGGAGATCCACTGCGACGGCGGCCACACCTTCCGGCCGCCTTCGCTCGGCCATTACTGCGTGTGCGACATCGCCAACGGCAACAACCACCACGACAGTCCCTTTGGCAGCCAG GAGGTGTGCGGCGGTGAGGTGGAGGTGCTGATGGAGCGCATGAAGCAGCTGCAGGAGTGCCGCGACGACGAGGAGGCCAGCCAGGAGGAGATGGCCACGCGCTTCGAGCGGGAGAAGACGGAGAGCATGCTGGTGGTGACGGCCGAGGACGAGGAGTGGGTGCCGTCCCGCGACATCTCGCGACACTTCGAGGACCCCAGCTACGGCTACAAGGATTTCTCCAGGAGGGGCGAGCACGTGCCCACTTTCAGAGTGCAG GACTATAGCTGGGAGGACCACGGCTACTCCCTGGTGAACCGTCTGTACCCTGACGTGGGTCAGATGCTGGATGAGAAGTTCCAGATGGCGTACAACCTGACGTACAACACTATGGCCACGCACAAGGACGTGGACACCAGCATGCTGCGCAGAGCCATCTGGAACTACATACACTGCATGTTCGGCATCAG GTATGACGACTACGACTACGGCGAGATCAACCAGCTGCTGGACCGCAGCTTCAAGATCTACATCAAGACCATGGTGTGCAGCCCCGAGAAGACCACCAAGCGAATGTACGAGAGCTTCTGGAGGCAGTTCCAGCACTCTGAGAAG GTCCATGTTAATCTGCTTCTTATGGAAGCGCGAATGCAAGCCGAACTCTTATACGCTCTGAGAGCCATCACTCGCTACATGACATGA